One window of Bactrocera tryoni isolate S06 chromosome 2, CSIRO_BtryS06_freeze2, whole genome shotgun sequence genomic DNA carries:
- the LOC120769184 gene encoding DNA-directed RNA polymerase I subunit RPA12: METFNSHPGFCPVCGSILPQLNTVGYVVCYNCKKEFPPDVFGSQDVEYTIHFNSYNPEKVFDKAKSYPDDEAEGPVVERKCPKCGNMQMSYATLQLRSADEGQTVFFTCLKCKFKESENS, translated from the exons ATGGAGACGTTCAACTCGCATCCCGGCTTTTGTCCAGTGTGTGGATCCATTCTTCCGCAATTAAATACAGTAGGATATGTTGTATGTTACAATTGCAAAAAGGAATTTCCCCCTGACG tttttggatCACAAGACGTTGAGTACACTATACACTTCAACAGTTACAATCCAGAAAAGGTATTTGATAAAGCTAAAAGCTACCCAGATGATGAAGCAGAAGGGCCGGTTGTTGAACGCAAATGTCCAAAATGTGGCAATATGCAAATGTCTTATGCGACACTGCAGCTGCGTTCTGCTGATGAAGGGCAAACTGTGTTCTTTACATGCCTTAAGTGCAA atttaaGGAATCTGAAAACTCATAA
- the LOC120769183 gene encoding zinc finger protein 330 homolog yields the protein MPKKKTGQRKKAEKQKLRLKEIRNREVPLADMPCNAPMECEKCDKKQKSRAFCYFCQSLQRLPICAQCGKIKCMLKTGDCVVKHPGVYTTGLGMVGAICDFCEAWVCHGRKCLQTHACTCPLQNAICLECERGVWEHGGRIFKCSFCDGFLCEDDQFEHQASCQVLESENFKCQSCNRLGQYSCLRCKTCYCEDHVRRKGFKYEKNKAIPCPKCNYETSVTKDLSMSTRSHKFGRQQQGAPVDSDDDYGGFSYYGGGAYGAGASSSYAQENESDEDEYDYENSDEDTEEDEDSDESQETEQDKDK from the coding sequence ATGCCGAAAAAGAAAACTGGACAAAGGAAGAAAGctgaaaagcaaaaattgcGTCTCAAAGAGATCAGGAATCGTGAAGTACCACTTGCTGACATGCCCTGTAATGCACCAATGGAATGTGAAAAGTGTGATAAAAAGCAGAAGAGTAGAGCATTTTGCTACTTTTGCCAGAGTCTCCAACGTTTACCAATATGTGCTCAATGTGGAAAGATAAAATGCATGCTGAAAACTGGCGACTGTGTTGTAAAACATCCTGGAGTATATACCACTGGTCTTGGTATGGTCGGGGCGATTTGTGATTTCTGTGAAGCTTGGGTGTGTCATGGAAGGAAGTGTCTTCAAACACATGCCTGCACTTGTCCTCTGCAAAATGCAATTTGTCTCGAATGCGAGCGAGGAGTTTGGGAGCATGGTGGTCGCATTTTCAAATGTTCATTTTGTGATGGATTTTTATGCGAAGATGACCAATTTGAGCACCAAGCGTCATGCCAAGTTTTGGAATCGGAGAATTTCAAATGCCAGAGCTGTAACCGGTTGGGTCAGTATTCTTGCTTGCGTTGTAAAACTTGTTACTGTGAAGATCACGTGCGAAGGAAAGGAttcaaatatgaaaagaataaaGCAATTCCATGTCCGAAATGTAATTATGAGACGTCTGTCACAAAAGATTTGAGTATGTCAACGAGATCTCATAAGTTTGGACGTCAACAACAGGGGGCACCAGTAGATAGCGATGACGACTATGGAGGATTTTCATATTACGGCGGAGGTGCTTATGGAGCCGGTGCCAGCTCCAGTTATGCTCAGGAAAATGAAAGTGACGAAGACGAGTATGATTACGAAAACAGTGATGAGGATACCGAAGAAGACGAGGATAGTGACGAGTCGCAAGAAACAGAACAAGACAAAGATAAATAG
- the LOC120769423 gene encoding tRNA selenocysteine 1-associated protein 1: protein MSSSVHCQLWMGSLEPYMTENFIIAAFRKMGEEPTTVRLMRNKYTGEPAGYCFVNFATDESAMDAMHKLNGKPIPGTNPIVRFRLNSASNSYKLPGNEREFSVWVGDLSSDVDDYQLYKVFSTKYTSIKTAKVILDSSGFSKGYGFVRFGIEDEQKSALYDMNGYIGLGTKPIKICNAVPKPKNELGVALGTTSNYGYGGVGITGTSTTTATTADYSQYYDPTSTYWQNYNSWQGYYDQSGAGAISDPNSAYYQQSIAQSHANPQTLAQHAEAWSAQRAAQYEQQAAATAAANNTTNVGEDDDYALVEHKYTLDIDKLNRETLDADRLLYDALESSKWLPLEQLETY from the exons ATGTCGTCATCTGTTCATTGTCAATTATGGATGGGTAGT ttggAGCCGTACATGACGGAAAATTTCATAATAGCTGCTTTTCGTAAAATGGGTGAGGAGCCAACAACAGTCCGACTAATGAGGAACAAATATACTGGTGAACCGGCTGGTTACTGCTTTGTTAATTTTGCGACCGACGAGAGTGCAATGGATGCTATGCATAAACTAAATGGTAAACCCATTCCTGGAACTAATCCGATTGTTCGTTTTCGATTAAATAGCGCAAGTAATTCATATAAACTTCCTGGAAACGAGCGAGAATTCAGTGTATGGGTTGGAGATTTAAGCTCAGATGTCGATGATTATCAACTTTATAAGgtgttttcaacaaaatataccTCTATAAAAACTGCCAAAGTAATTTTGGATAGTTCTGGGTTTTCGAAAGGCTACGGGTTCGTACGATTCGGCATCGAGGACGAACAAAAGTCGGCATTGTATGATATGAATGGATACATTGGTTTAGGAACtaaaccaataaaaatttgtaatgctGTGCCAAAACCAAAGAATGAATTAGGCGTTGCACTTGGTACAACTAGTAATTATGGTTATGGTGGTGTTGGTATTACTGGGACATCGACCACAACAGCGACAACTGCGGACTATTCTCAATACTATGATCCTACTAGCACTTATTGGCAGAACTATAATTCTTGGCAAGGATATTATGATCAGAGTGGAGCAGGAGCTATATCAGATCCCAACAGTGCATACTATCAACAATCAATAGCACAGTCCCATGCCAATCCACAAACACTGGCTCAACATGCAGAGGCATGGAGTGCTCAGCGTGCAGCACAATATGAACAACAAGCAGCAGCTACAGCGGCTGCTAATAATACAACTAATGTTGGTGAAGACGATGATTACGCTTTAGTGGAACACAAGTATACATTGGATATAGACAAGTTAAATCGGGAGACATTAGATGCAGATCGTCTGTTATATGACGCTCTAGAGAGTTCAAAATGGCTCCCACTTGAACAGCTGGAAACATATTGA
- the LOC120769093 gene encoding minor histocompatibility antigen H13: MSDPVVETVADAVKDAVENATSETITNEKIPATPEGIVVAYGSLVVMAMLPIVFGSIRSVKLHKLKKVSGEKAETMTKKDAMFFPIIASAALFGLYMFFKIFSKDHINLLLTGYFFCLGVIALAHLLSPIVNSLMPTAVPKIPFHMHFTKGEGKHKEDIINYKFSTHDIICLGISSGIGVWYLYKKHWIANNMFGLAFAVNGVELLHLNNIVTGCILLSGLFFYDIFWVFGTNVMVTVAKSFEAPIKLVFPQDLPTNGLSGTNFAMLGLGDIVIPGIFIALLLRFDHSSKRKSRIYFYSTLVAYFLGLMATIFVMHVFKHAQPALLYLVPACMGTPLLVALVRGELKSLFAYEDHPEEKSEKKENKETSASSSGANKKKESKKAK, from the exons ATGTCCGATCCAGTGGTGGAAACCGTTGCTGATGCCGTTAAAGATGCGGTGGAAAATGCAACCAGTGAAActataacaaatgaaaaaatccCAGCCACACCAGAGGGCATTGTAGTTGCATATGGAAGTTTAGTGGTAATGGCGATGCTACCAATTGTATTTGGTTCAATTCGTTCTGTTAAATTGCACAAACTCAAAAAG GTGAGTGGGGAAAAGGCCGAAACAATGACCAAAAAAGATGCGATGTTCTTCCCTATAATAGCCTCAGCCGCTCTCTTTGGACTTTACATgttcttcaaaattttctctAAAGACCATATCAACCTCCTCCTCACTGGTTATTTCTTTTGCTTGGGTGTTATCGCATTAGCACATCTTCTTAGTCCAATTGTCAATTCACTGATGCCTACGGCTGTACCGAAAATACCTTTTCATATGCATTTTACCAAAGGGGAAGGAAAACACAAAGAggatattataaattataaattttcaacgCATGATATCATATGTTTGGGCATTTCGTCAGGGATCGGTGTAtggtatttatataaaaaacattggATTGCCAATAACATGTTCGGACTAGCTTTTGCTGTGAACGGAGTGGAACTACTCCATCTTAATAACATTGTCACAGGATGTATACTTTTAAGTGGTTTGTTTTTCTACGACATTTTCTGGGTATTTGGAACAAACGTAATGGTTACAGTAGCCAAAAGTTTCGAAGCGCCAATTAAATTGGTTTTCCCACAAGATTTACCCACAAACGGTCTAAGTGGAACCAATTTTGCGATGTTAGGATTGGGTGATATAGTAATTCCAGGTATTTTCATAGCGCTACTATTACGCTTCGATCATAGTTCCAAGCGAAAAagtcgcatttacttctattcAACTTTGGTGGCGTATTTTCTTGGACTTATGGCGACTATTTTTGTAATGCATGTATTCAAACATGCGCAGCCGGCACTACTGTATCTTGTTCCCGCATGCATGGGTACTCCATTGTTAGTGGCGTTGGTGCGAGGCGAACTGAAAAGTCTTTTTGC TTATGAAGATCATCCCGAGGAAAAATCTGAGAAGAAAGAGAATAAAGAAACATCTGCTAGTAGCAGTGGagcaaataaaaagaaagaatcAAAGAAAGCCAAATGA
- the LOC120768129 gene encoding probable proteasome subunit beta type-2: METILGIRGEDFAIVAAETTQARSIVVMKEDENKIHKINNSLVFATMGESGDTVQFTEFISKNIALYKMRNNYELSPKEAAHFTRKNLADYLRSRTPYQVNMMIAGYDEQTQKSALYFIDYLANSVEVKYSGQGYGAMFCQSIFDREYKNGLNPNEAYTILEHCVKEIQKRLVINQKNFKVAIVNKDGFKWMPDINAKNICN, translated from the exons ATGGAGACAATTTTGGGAATACGTGGAGAAGACTTTGCTATTGTTGCAGCTGAAACAACTCAAGCTCGGTCCATTGTTGTTATGAAGGaag atgaaaataaaattcacaagATTAACAACAGTCTTGTATTTGCCACAATGGGCGAATCTGGCGATACTGTTCAATTCACggaatttatttccaaaaatattgccCTGTACAAAATGCGAAACAACTACGAGCTATCACCCAAGGAGGCAGCACACTTTACTCGAAAGAATCTTGCGGATTACTTGCGTAGCAGAACACCATATCAAGTTAATATGATGATTGCAGg ctatgatgaacaaacacaaaaatcaGCATTATACTTCATCGACTATTTAGCTAATTCCGTTGAAGTAAAATACAGTGGCCAAGGCTACGGAGCAATGTTTTGTCAAAGTATTTTTGacagagaatataaaaatggcTTAAACCCAAATGAGGCGTATACGATTCTAGAACACTGTGTTAAGGAAATACAAAAGCGTCTTGTAATAAATCAGAAGAATTTCAAAGTCGCTATCGTAAATAAAGATGGTTTTAAATGGATGCCCGACATTAACGCCAAAAATATctgtaattaa
- the LOC120767761 gene encoding putative tRNA pseudouridine synthase Pus10 — translation MKNQDLVDFLKYCSVCQFCQLRYLKARGNEYQNKQEYFDRVNVDYEEEVDLTGDPVNKKKRQNVCPTCLGLFSEEFKEQLLQSIESTDIDKYECNGIIFAISIPIVLQLRQLSMWYALLDKFGDNINLDRAPDVSLKEAIKLILNPTICERLNKSYDISNGLMLTINLSHSEEQEGIIQLEKLNSLVYPRKKGQKSEQISRSLIEKKYTPLRVSSELFKNAFVVPPSIPTESLKFESVSLIGPSTYVAGRYRKLSRKLSHTPWVLNGERVMDDSIEEIIIRNIAHYFCDDQKKVNFMSSGREDVDVRCLGAGRPFVLEIPNAFRSSLSSDLAREMEENIDVSQKVSVRDIQIVKREELIHIKMGEEQKRKCYRALCQIGNIVTVDILKRLDFQNGFEIQQKTPIRVLHRRPLHTRPRTVYSLKPSVCRQNKNLIILDIVTQAGTYIKELVHGEFGRTIPSVASLIGQHIDIIALDVVEIDLDWPPSVCSL, via the exons atgaaaaatcaGGATCTGGTTGATTTCCTTAAATACTGTAGTGTATGCCAGTTTTGTCAATTACGTTATCTCAAAGCACGTGGCAATGAATATCAAAATAAACAAGAGTATTTTGATCGG gTTAATGTGGATTATGAAGAGGAAGTAGACTTGACCGGGGATCCTGTCAATAAAAAGAAACGCCAGAATGTCTGTCCAACATGTTTGGGGTTATTTTCAGAAGAGTTTAAAGAACAACTCCTTCAATCCATAGAGAGCACAGACATCGATAAATATGAGTGCAATGGAATTATTTTTGCCATTAGTATTCCTATAGTTTTACAACTGCGGCAATTGTCCATGTGGTACGCCTTATTAGATAAGTTTGGAGATAATATTAACTTAGATCGGGCACCCGACGTATCTTTGAAAGAAGcaataaagttgattttaaaTCCGACTATTTGCGAAAGGCTAAATAAATCATATGATATCAGCAACGGCTTAATGTTAACTATAAATTTAAGTCATTCGGAAGAACAGGAAGGAATCATTCAATTAGAGAAACTAAATAGCTTGGTTTATCCACGAAAAAAGGGTCAGAAATCGGAACAAATTTCAAGGTCattaattgagaaaaaatatacacCTCTAAGAGTCAGTTCCGAGTTATTCAAAAATGCATTCGTTGTGCCTCCATCAATACCAACCGAAAGCCTTAAATTCGAATCAGTTTCTCTAATTGGACCTTCTACCTATGTAGCAGGGCGATATAGAAAGCTTTCCCGAAAACTATCACATACGCCATGGGTTTTGAATGGCGAAAGAGTAATGGACGACAGCATAGAGGAGATTATTATTCGTAATATAGCTCACTATTTTTG tgaTGATCAAAAGAAAGTTAACTTTATGTCAAGTGGTAGAGAGGATGTGGATGTTAGGTGCCTTGGAGCAGGTCGACCATTCGTATTGGAAATACCTAATGCTTTTCGATCGTCCCTGTCTTCTGATTTAGCCCGTGAAATGGAGGAAAATATAGATGTCTCTCAAAAGGTATCAGTTCGTGATATTCAAATAGTTAAACGAGAAgaattaatacatataaaaatgggagaagaacaaaaaagaaaatgctaTCGTGCACTTTGTCAAATTGGCAACATAGTGACGGTAGATATTTTAAAACGGCTGGATTTTCAGAATGGATTTGAAATCCAACAGAAGACCCCGATACGCGTATTACATCGCCGACCCCTCCACACAAGACCCCGAACAGTGTATAGCTTAAAGCCATCAGTTTgtagacaaaataaaaatttgattatccTAGACATCGTAACACAAGCGGGTACATACATTAAGGAGTTGGTGCATGGAGAATTCGGACGAACTATACCATCAGTAGCGTCACTGATTGGACAACATATTGATATCATAGCGCTTGATGTCGTGGAAATAGATTTGGATTGGCCACCTTCAGTTTGCTCATTATAA
- the LOC120767762 gene encoding NADH dehydrogenase [ubiquinone] iron-sulfur protein 5, with translation MSLGPFLRTPFTDLTGCLINHQTYEKCGKMEMEMMECLEAYGVERGQKMCADIIADFGECVGVQKQLKRFHAMRNERLKQYYFGDRKKEELFADPPRVDAF, from the exons ATGTCTTTGGGACCATTTTTGCGTACTCCATTTACGGATTTGACTGGATGTTTGATCAATCACCAAACTTATGAGAAGTGTGGAAAGATGGAAATGGAAATGATGGAATGCCTTGAAGCTTATGGTGTTGAAAGGGGTCAAAAGATGTGTGCTGATATTATAGCAGATTTTGGAGAATGTGTTGGTGTGCAGAAGCAACTAAAGAGGTTCCAT GCAATGCGTAATGAACGGCTAAAACAATACTATTTTGGTGACCGTAAAAAGGAAGAACTATTTGCGGATCCTCCTAGAGTTGATGCTttctaa